One Effusibacillus pohliae DSM 22757 DNA segment encodes these proteins:
- the pgsA gene encoding CDP-diacylglycerol--glycerol-3-phosphate 3-phosphatidyltransferase, whose amino-acid sequence MNLANRITIARIFLIPVILLFLLVRFNFGHFTIGGQTTTVSEIIAALVFIVAAATDGLDGYIARKRKMVTNFGKFLDPLADKLLVTAALVSLVQMQRIPAIIAIIIIFREFAISGLRTIAASEGIVLAASKLGKLKTALQIIAISASILNNFPFSYVQFPFDQIMIYIAVFVTIWSGADYLWKNKHVIYSGRV is encoded by the coding sequence GTGAATTTGGCTAACCGTATTACGATAGCCAGGATTTTTCTGATCCCGGTTATCTTGCTGTTCTTGCTTGTCCGTTTTAATTTTGGCCATTTTACGATTGGCGGACAAACGACTACGGTTAGCGAAATCATCGCTGCTTTGGTGTTTATCGTGGCGGCGGCGACCGATGGGCTTGACGGGTACATCGCCCGCAAACGGAAGATGGTCACTAATTTTGGCAAATTTCTTGATCCGCTGGCGGACAAACTGCTGGTCACCGCCGCGCTGGTGTCGCTCGTGCAGATGCAGCGGATCCCGGCGATCATCGCGATCATCATCATCTTCCGCGAGTTTGCCATCTCCGGCTTGCGGACGATCGCCGCTTCCGAAGGGATCGTGCTGGCAGCGAGCAAGTTGGGGAAATTGAAAACGGCGCTGCAGATCATTGCGATTTCCGCGTCGATTCTGAATAATTTTCCGTTTTCTTACGTACAATTTCCGTTTGACCAGATCATGATCTATATTGCTGTCTTCGTCACCATTTGGTCTGGGGCTGATTATCTGTGGAAAAACAAACATGTGATCTATAGCGGCCGAGTGTAA
- the rimO gene encoding 30S ribosomal protein S12 methylthiotransferase RimO, whose translation MSQKLAVVTLGCEKNLVDSEVMMGLVAQKGYQVVQNPLEADVIIVNTCGFIDAAKEESVETILSMAQLKDAGSCKALLVAGCMAQRYQDELITEIPEIDGIVGTGEYFRIGELIEAAMHGEEKPQFVGNPVYLYDELTPRMTTGGASAYVKIAEGCDHSCTFCIIPKMRGKFRSRPIESIVAEARSLVSQGVKEIMLIAQDSTQYGLDVYGKRNLHGLLEALNEVEGLEWIRLHYAYPGFFTDEVIDAFARLPKVAKYIDMPLQHSEDHILKAMRRPGQQAQIRKLIAKIRDRVPDVAFRTSLIVGFPGESEQDFDNLCRFVREIGFDRIGVFTYSPEEGTPSADMDGQVPQEVKERRASMLMEVGREVAAKRNAERVGRVLKVLIESQDTNNPGIYIGRTEYDAKEIDGQVFVTGNREIRIGDMVNVRITHSYDFDLAGECV comes from the coding sequence ATGAGCCAGAAACTAGCAGTTGTCACTCTGGGCTGCGAAAAAAACCTGGTCGATTCGGAAGTGATGATGGGCCTTGTGGCGCAAAAGGGCTATCAGGTGGTGCAAAATCCGCTGGAGGCGGATGTGATCATCGTCAACACTTGCGGATTTATCGACGCAGCCAAGGAAGAATCGGTCGAAACGATCCTGTCGATGGCGCAATTGAAGGACGCGGGGTCCTGCAAAGCGCTGCTGGTGGCCGGCTGCATGGCGCAGCGCTACCAGGACGAGCTGATCACCGAAATTCCGGAAATCGATGGAATTGTCGGCACGGGTGAGTATTTCCGGATCGGCGAGCTGATCGAAGCGGCCATGCACGGTGAAGAAAAACCGCAATTCGTAGGAAATCCGGTGTATCTGTATGATGAGCTGACACCCCGAATGACGACCGGCGGCGCATCCGCCTATGTGAAGATTGCGGAAGGGTGCGACCATTCCTGCACATTCTGCATCATTCCGAAAATGCGGGGCAAGTTCCGCTCGCGGCCGATCGAATCGATCGTTGCCGAAGCCCGGTCACTGGTCAGCCAGGGCGTGAAGGAAATCATGCTGATCGCTCAGGACTCCACCCAATACGGGCTGGATGTATACGGCAAGCGCAATCTGCATGGGTTGCTCGAGGCGTTAAATGAAGTCGAAGGGCTGGAATGGATTCGGCTGCACTATGCATATCCGGGCTTTTTCACGGATGAAGTGATCGATGCGTTCGCCCGTTTGCCGAAAGTCGCCAAATACATCGATATGCCGCTGCAGCATTCGGAAGACCATATTCTGAAGGCGATGCGCCGTCCCGGGCAGCAGGCGCAAATCCGCAAACTGATTGCAAAAATCCGGGATCGCGTGCCGGATGTGGCCTTCCGGACTTCGCTGATCGTCGGGTTTCCGGGCGAATCCGAACAGGATTTTGACAATCTCTGCCGTTTCGTGCGGGAGATCGGGTTCGATCGGATCGGTGTGTTCACATACTCGCCGGAAGAAGGCACTCCCTCTGCCGACATGGATGGACAGGTTCCGCAAGAGGTGAAAGAACGCCGCGCCAGCATGTTGATGGAAGTCGGCCGGGAAGTTGCGGCGAAGCGGAATGCCGAACGGGTAGGCCGCGTATTAAAAGTATTGATCGAGAGTCAGGACACTAACAATCCGGGTATATATATCGGGAGAACCGAATATGACGCGAAGGAAATCGATGGACAGGTGTTTGTCACGGGGAATCGGGAAATCCGGATCGGTGACATGGTGAACGTGCGCATCACCCATTCCTATGATTTTGATTTGGCAGGGGAGTGTGTCTAA
- a CDS encoding YajQ family cyclic di-GMP-binding protein, which translates to MAKEASFDIVSNVDLQEVKNAVNQAMKEIESRFDFKGSKSSIELQENEIILVGDDEYKLNAVNDILQAKLVKRGVSPKSLQYGKIEPAAGGTVRQTVKLVQGIDQENAKKIVKLIKDSKIKVQAAIQGDQVRVSGKSRDDLQTVIQLLKQADFPIDLQFTNYRS; encoded by the coding sequence ATGGCAAAAGAAGCGTCGTTTGACATCGTGTCAAACGTTGATTTGCAGGAAGTAAAAAATGCTGTCAACCAGGCAATGAAGGAAATTGAATCGCGCTTTGATTTCAAGGGAAGCAAAAGTTCGATCGAATTGCAGGAGAATGAAATCATTCTGGTCGGTGACGACGAATATAAGCTGAATGCGGTCAACGACATCCTGCAGGCGAAACTGGTGAAGCGGGGCGTCTCGCCGAAATCTTTGCAGTATGGGAAAATCGAGCCGGCCGCCGGCGGCACGGTCCGGCAGACGGTGAAGCTGGTGCAGGGAATCGACCAGGAGAACGCAAAAAAGATCGTGAAGCTGATCAAAGATTCGAAAATCAAAGTCCAGGCGGCCATCCAGGGCGACCAGGTGCGCGTGTCCGGCAAAAGCCGCGACGATTTGCAGACGGTGATTCAATTGCTGAAACAGGCCGATTTTCCGATCGACCTGCAGTTTACCAATTACCGGTCGTGA